From Ammospiza caudacuta isolate bAmmCau1 chromosome 23, bAmmCau1.pri, whole genome shotgun sequence, one genomic window encodes:
- the C23H11orf52 gene encoding uncharacterized protein C11orf52 homolog encodes MGNLCGCGRRWKCPSPFKRKKAKQGANVRQEAQQQQPGSKAVPSAVPTYEDVPDVPVYATVSRRGVQQEESIHYADIQVLCRSQQRSAAQVRSLQQHQPTEYATLNFPRARLKYDSKNGTLV; translated from the exons ATGGGCAACCTGTGCGGCTGCGGCCGGCGCTG GAAGTGCCCTTCACCTttcaaaaggaagaaagcaaagcaag GAGCTAATGTGAGGCAGGAggcgcagcagcagcagcctggcagcaag gctgtcccaTCAGCAGTGCCCACGTATGAGGATGTCCCAGACGTGCCCGTGTATGCCACGGTGAGCAGGAGGGGAGTCCAGCAGGAGGAGAGCATCCACTACGCTGACATCCAGGTGTTGTGCAGGTCCCAGCAGCGCTCAGCCGCCCAGGTgaggagcctgcagcagcaccagcccacCGAGTACGCCACCCTCAACTtccccagggccaggctcaAGTACGACAGCAAAAACGGGACCTTGGTCTGA
- the HSPB2 gene encoding heat shock protein beta-2: protein MATRSVPHAYPMSSEYEFANPSKIYDQNFGEGVSPSEILAPALYHGYYIRPRINKQLERGTSEVCLNQHKFQVFLDVCQFLPDELSVRTVDNLLEVAGQHPQRADRHGFVAREFTRTYILPLDVDPLLVRASLSHDGILSIVAPRTGREVKARVNEVEITRQEQPLGKEERAEEGKEKDKS, encoded by the exons ATGGCCACCCGCTCCGTGCCCCACGCCTACCCCATGAGCTCTGAGTATGAATTTGCCAACCCCAGCAAGATCTACGACCAGAACTTTGGAGAAG GTGTTTCCCCTTCGGAGATTTTAGCCCCTGCCCTGTACCACGGCTACTACATCCGGCCCCGCATCAAcaagcagctggagaggggcacCTCGGAGGTGTGCCTGAACCAGCACAAGTTCCAGGTGTTCCTGGACGTCTGCCAGTTCCTGCCCGACGAGCTGAGCGTCCGCACCGTGGACAACCTGCTGGAGGTGGCGGGGCAGCACCCGCAGAGGGCCGACCGCCACGGCTTCGTCGCCAGGGAGTTCACCAGGACCTACATCCTGCCCCTGGACGTGGACCCGCTGCTGGTCAGGGCCAGCCTGTCCCACGATGGCATCCTGAGCATCGTGGCTCCCCGCACGGGCAGGGAGGTGAAGGCCAGGGTCAACGAGGTGGAGATAACccggcaggagcagcccctggggaagGAGGAACGGGCcgaggagggaaaggagaaggacAAGTCCTAA